A window of Pyrobaculum aerophilum str. IM2 contains these coding sequences:
- the purE gene encoding 5-(carboxyamino)imidazole ribonucleotide mutase — protein sequence MKVAVIMGSINDLEVMKEALEVLEQLGIPYEARVVSAHRTPDFMYQFAKEAEGKFDVIIAGAGGAAHLPGMTASLTPLPVIGVPIPTKHLGGLDSLLSIVQMPRGTPVATVAIGNAANAAYLAARILGIKYPEVRQKVKEHMEKMREEVLSKSFIKSFSLDV from the coding sequence ATGAAGGTTGCGGTTATAATGGGGTCGATAAACGACCTTGAGGTCATGAAAGAGGCGCTTGAGGTCTTGGAGCAGCTGGGCATTCCCTACGAGGCGCGGGTCGTCAGCGCCCACAGGACGCCGGATTTCATGTACCAATTCGCCAAGGAGGCCGAGGGGAAATTCGACGTGATAATAGCCGGCGCCGGCGGGGCGGCCCACCTCCCCGGCATGACCGCCTCCCTAACGCCGCTGCCGGTCATAGGGGTCCCCATCCCCACAAAACACTTAGGCGGGCTGGACTCCCTGTTGTCAATTGTACAAATGCCCCGGGGCACTCCCGTCGCCACAGTGGCCATAGGCAACGCCGCCAACGCCGCCTATCTCGCCGCCAGGATACTGGGCATAAAATACCCAGAGGTGAGGCAGAAGGTTAAAGAACACATGGAAAAGATGAGAGAAGAGGTACTGTCCAAGTCCTTCATAAAGTCCTTTTCACTAGACGTTTAA
- a CDS encoding bis(5'-nucleosyl)-tetraphosphatase — protein sequence MAKKYDEISAGAVVFYPGERVGYLLLHYPAGHWDFPKGNVELGETPEQAALREIKEETGLDAELLPGFKVEVEYVYTRGGRRVLKKVIYFLAQAKSRDVKLSWEHVGYAWLPFEQAMARATYKSTKEVLAKAHKKLMEIYSRR from the coding sequence GTGGCGAAGAAATACGACGAAATTTCCGCCGGGGCTGTGGTGTTCTACCCCGGGGAGAGGGTGGGATACCTCCTTTTGCACTATCCCGCCGGCCACTGGGATTTCCCCAAGGGGAACGTGGAGCTGGGAGAGACGCCGGAGCAAGCGGCGCTGAGGGAGATAAAAGAAGAGACGGGCCTGGACGCCGAGTTGCTCCCCGGCTTTAAGGTGGAGGTGGAGTATGTATACACCCGCGGCGGGAGGAGGGTGTTGAAAAAGGTGATTTACTTCCTGGCCCAGGCCAAGTCAAGAGACGTGAAGCTCAGCTGGGAACACGTCGGCTATGCGTGGCTGCCGTTTGAACAGGCAATGGCCAGAGCCACGTACAAGAGCACAAAAGAGGTCTTGGCAAAGGCCCACAAAAAGCTCATGGAGATCTACAGCCGCCGCTGA
- a CDS encoding METTL5 family protein produces the protein MFESKKELELFVEKLPVFKRPKLRLEQYPTDAPLVAAAVWDAYMRGLLTEVLDLGCGTGRFSLAAAAMGARRVLCIDIDPEAIQIAKEAAEDLGLGAVDFLVADATRLWLGRSFAVVFQNPPFGIWSGRGSDIAFLQTALRHGEVVYTIHKLPTLNYVSAKAEELGGVLKVLERAVITIKPMYRHHRKRLHKVEVFLAVVRRKA, from the coding sequence GTGTTTGAGAGCAAGAAAGAGCTTGAGCTCTTCGTTGAGAAACTGCCGGTTTTTAAGAGGCCAAAGTTGAGGCTTGAGCAATACCCCACCGACGCCCCCTTAGTGGCGGCGGCGGTGTGGGACGCGTATATGAGGGGCTTGCTGACAGAGGTCTTAGACTTGGGCTGCGGCACTGGGCGCTTTTCTCTGGCGGCCGCCGCCATGGGGGCCCGCCGCGTGTTGTGTATAGATATTGACCCAGAGGCTATACAAATTGCCAAAGAGGCCGCGGAGGACCTGGGCCTCGGCGCTGTGGATTTCCTCGTCGCCGACGCCACGAGGCTTTGGCTGGGCAGGAGTTTCGCTGTGGTTTTTCAAAACCCCCCATTTGGGATCTGGTCGGGGAGGGGATCGGACATAGCCTTTCTCCAAACCGCGTTGAGACACGGAGAGGTGGTTTACACAATTCACAAACTCCCAACGTTAAACTACGTCTCGGCCAAGGCTGAGGAGCTCGGGGGCGTTCTTAAAGTGTTGGAAAGGGCTGTTATTACGATTAAGCCAATGTACCGCCACCACCGCAAGAGACTTCACAAAGTGGAGGTTTTCCTCGCAGTGGTGCGCCGAAAAGCTTAA
- a CDS encoding SPFH domain-containing protein produces the protein MAYIPVQVRAPRVSRRATAIFVAIVLAFLIAAVVAALSVFSLPAGIVAVVVDPVSGTISKPVVGPAVGFKAPWAYLIEDTYAIEVIEFVQRERASGRWTFSAPEVLTKDGVIVTVEMVVRYRIVPEKFDELVRKFPQVDYDDKVLVPKARQLIRDIISKVTLDYLIANRDLIARQIEEQYRSSIENDPTLSGLVVVLDVNVLNFILPQQVTDAINRKVAAQQDAIRAQFERQRVEELARANYTRIVLAAMAEANATVTRAMAQARQIALLANATKTAIEMIIKAAGANATEAARLAELYIYLSGLRDVAQSGNVQIVALTGGGGQIVPVIPLAAR, from the coding sequence ATGGCTTATATACCCGTGCAAGTGCGCGCGCCGAGGGTGTCCAGAAGGGCCACGGCTATTTTCGTCGCGATAGTACTGGCGTTTTTAATTGCCGCCGTGGTGGCGGCGCTGTCAGTCTTCTCCCTCCCCGCGGGCATTGTCGCGGTGGTGGTGGACCCGGTCTCTGGCACTATCAGCAAGCCCGTGGTAGGCCCGGCAGTTGGCTTTAAGGCGCCGTGGGCCTACTTAATAGAGGACACTTATGCCATTGAGGTAATTGAGTTCGTGCAGAGGGAGAGGGCCTCGGGCCGCTGGACTTTCTCAGCCCCCGAGGTCTTGACTAAAGACGGAGTGATCGTTACAGTGGAGATGGTAGTGAGGTATAGAATTGTGCCGGAGAAATTCGACGAGCTTGTGAGGAAATTCCCCCAGGTGGATTACGACGATAAAGTGTTAGTGCCCAAGGCGCGCCAGCTCATCCGCGACATAATTTCAAAGGTGACTCTGGACTACTTAATAGCGAATAGAGATCTCATCGCGAGGCAAATAGAAGAGCAGTATCGGTCCTCCATTGAGAACGACCCCACTCTCTCGGGGCTTGTGGTTGTTTTAGACGTCAACGTGTTGAACTTCATCTTGCCGCAACAAGTCACAGACGCCATTAATAGAAAAGTGGCGGCTCAACAAGACGCCATAAGGGCCCAGTTCGAGAGGCAGAGGGTGGAGGAGCTGGCCAGGGCTAACTACACGCGGATAGTTCTGGCGGCAATGGCTGAGGCAAACGCCACAGTCACAAGGGCCATGGCCCAGGCGAGGCAGATAGCGCTGCTTGCAAACGCCACTAAAACCGCCATTGAGATGATAATTAAAGCAGCGGGGGCCAACGCCACCGAGGCGGCCCGGCTGGCGGAGCTGTACATATACCTCTCGGGGCTTAGAGATGTCGCGCAGTCGGGCAACGTCCAAATAGTTGCGCTGACCGGCGGCGGAGGCCAAATAGTGCCAGTAATTCCCCTAGCCGCGAGATGA
- a CDS encoding signal peptidase I, which translates to MKGWVKDLIWFAGIVAALLAYSLATGVAWPIAVVSSYSMEPTMRVGDFVFLTGATCTSIQPGEVVVYVARNPMWYGNWIIHRVYQKQNSGGQCGLVTWGDNNPFPDQRVGEPLVSNNVVGKVLFTVPYIGVFPLVVRPQGIGDIAIAAWLGRLFIFGAVTYAFYLYFKAAEKKPKKKRLSSTKKGKGI; encoded by the coding sequence GTGAAGGGCTGGGTTAAAGACCTCATTTGGTTCGCCGGCATTGTCGCGGCGTTGTTGGCATACTCGCTGGCAACTGGCGTGGCCTGGCCCATAGCAGTGGTGTCTTCATACTCAATGGAGCCCACTATGAGAGTAGGCGACTTTGTTTTCCTCACCGGCGCCACTTGCACGTCTATACAGCCGGGGGAGGTTGTGGTTTACGTCGCCAGAAACCCCATGTGGTACGGCAACTGGATTATCCACAGAGTTTATCAAAAACAGAACTCCGGCGGCCAGTGCGGCTTAGTGACTTGGGGCGACAACAACCCGTTCCCAGACCAAAGAGTAGGCGAGCCCCTTGTCAGCAACAACGTTGTGGGCAAAGTGCTTTTCACAGTGCCGTACATCGGCGTCTTTCCCCTAGTAGTCAGGCCACAGGGCATTGGCGACATCGCCATAGCTGCTTGGCTTGGAAGGCTGTTCATATTCGGCGCTGTTACATACGCCTTTTACCTATACTTCAAAGCGGCGGAGAAAAAGCCAAAGAAAAAACGCCTGTCTTCTACTAAAAAGGGTAAGGGAATATAA
- a CDS encoding DJ-1/PfpI family protein, which yields MFTTLIARVKILIIAGDAVEALEIFYPYFRLKEEGWDVDVAAPTKKDLRTVVHDFEPGWETYSEKPGYLFKWVTKTSAEVKPEEYDGLVIPGGRMPEYVRVVASEDVKRIVRHFFEAGKPVAAICHAPQILAAVGVVNGRRMTSYIAVKPEVENSGGIWVDQEVVVDGNLVTSRAWPDNPAWMREFIKLVKAKKGI from the coding sequence GTGTTTACAACGCTTATAGCTAGAGTCAAGATATTGATAATAGCCGGCGACGCGGTTGAAGCCCTTGAGATCTTCTACCCATACTTTAGACTGAAGGAGGAAGGCTGGGATGTAGACGTGGCGGCCCCCACGAAGAAAGACTTAAGGACTGTGGTTCACGACTTCGAGCCGGGCTGGGAAACCTACAGTGAAAAACCGGGCTATCTCTTCAAATGGGTCACCAAGACGTCGGCTGAGGTGAAGCCCGAGGAATACGATGGCTTGGTTATACCGGGCGGAAGAATGCCCGAATACGTGAGAGTCGTTGCCTCTGAAGACGTAAAAAGGATCGTGAGGCATTTCTTCGAGGCGGGCAAGCCCGTCGCGGCTATATGCCACGCACCTCAGATACTTGCGGCAGTAGGCGTCGTGAATGGGAGGAGGATGACGAGCTACATAGCAGTGAAGCCCGAGGTAGAGAACAGCGGCGGCATCTGGGTGGATCAAGAAGTTGTAGTGGATGGGAACCTCGTTACGTCAAGGGCTTGGCCCGACAACCCCGCTTGGATGAGGGAATTCATAAAACTAGTCAAGGCAAAGAAAGGGATTTGA
- a CDS encoding daunorubicin resistance protein DrrA family ABC transporter ATP-binding protein, protein MSAIVVENLVKRYGDVEALRGISFEVSRGEVFGLLGPNGAGKTTTIKILTGLTKPTSGRAIVAGFDVVKEAAEVKRSIGWIASEVIVDDELTGWENLEIQARLAGVKNWRERAAELLRYFGLAEAANRLVGKYSTGMRKRLEVAMALLHGPEILFMDEPTVGLDVGARMGLWEVIRQINKDFGVTVLLTTHYMEEAEELCGRIAIINKGRLVAVGTPGELKAKYGVDVVELEVSKPVDPSKLSPFGEVVVLDGRVVVKTQRAEEKLADIVKAVDGIKSVRVKKASLDTVFINLTGASIEGEHADIKRLYARVRWARR, encoded by the coding sequence ATGAGCGCAATTGTAGTGGAGAACTTGGTCAAGCGCTATGGAGACGTGGAGGCGTTGAGGGGAATTTCCTTTGAGGTGTCTAGAGGCGAGGTGTTCGGCCTATTAGGCCCAAACGGCGCGGGGAAGACCACTACCATTAAAATCCTCACGGGGCTTACAAAGCCCACATCGGGTCGGGCAATAGTGGCAGGTTTTGACGTTGTAAAGGAAGCCGCCGAGGTGAAGAGGAGTATCGGCTGGATCGCCTCGGAGGTCATTGTAGACGACGAATTAACGGGCTGGGAGAACTTGGAGATACAGGCAAGGCTGGCCGGGGTGAAAAACTGGCGGGAGAGGGCGGCGGAGTTGCTCAGATACTTCGGCCTCGCAGAGGCGGCAAACCGCCTTGTGGGCAAATACAGCACCGGCATGAGGAAGAGGCTTGAGGTGGCCATGGCGCTACTCCACGGCCCCGAGATACTCTTTATGGACGAGCCCACTGTGGGCCTAGACGTGGGGGCCAGAATGGGGCTCTGGGAGGTAATTCGGCAGATTAATAAAGACTTCGGCGTCACTGTGCTCTTGACTACTCACTACATGGAGGAGGCGGAGGAGCTCTGCGGGAGAATAGCGATTATAAACAAGGGGAGGCTTGTGGCAGTGGGAACTCCCGGGGAGTTAAAGGCCAAGTACGGAGTGGACGTGGTGGAGCTGGAGGTATCCAAGCCCGTCGATCCCTCCAAGCTATCGCCTTTTGGGGAAGTAGTGGTATTAGACGGGCGGGTGGTTGTGAAAACTCAAAGGGCTGAGGAGAAGCTGGCCGATATCGTAAAGGCCGTCGACGGGATTAAAAGCGTTAGAGTCAAAAAGGCCAGTTTAGACACCGTATTTATCAACCTCACAGGCGCTTCTATAGAGGGGGAACACGCAGACATTAAGAGGCTTTACGCAAGGGTGAGGTGGGCTAGGCGATGA
- a CDS encoding ABC transporter permease: MISQTYALYKREVLKLFRSKYMWLMLVAQPLMWIVFFGNSLAGLPRGFLAQYFGVENYLAYMIPGMISISVMTMGMFASMSLVFDKRLGYLKRVLTTPTPKSAVFLAKAAGAMTRGLLMVPVILAVGAVLGVGYRVNPASMAMWALGLVLAGLGFSALFTIFTVNTSDVHTPGVINNFITMPLMFTSTALFPKEFFPQWLRVISDFNPLTYITELGRNALVYGMPPDIKALLAIAAFAAITVGVAVVEARLEAD, from the coding sequence ATGATCTCGCAGACATACGCCTTGTACAAACGGGAGGTGTTGAAGCTGTTTAGGAGTAAGTACATGTGGCTCATGTTAGTAGCCCAGCCGTTGATGTGGATTGTGTTTTTCGGCAACAGCTTAGCGGGGCTCCCCCGCGGCTTTTTGGCGCAGTACTTCGGCGTGGAGAACTACTTAGCCTATATGATACCCGGTATGATTTCCATCTCAGTCATGACCATGGGCATGTTCGCCTCCATGAGCCTAGTATTTGACAAAAGGCTTGGGTACTTAAAAAGGGTGTTGACCACGCCCACTCCCAAATCCGCTGTGTTTTTAGCCAAGGCTGCCGGGGCCATGACCAGAGGGCTGTTAATGGTTCCCGTGATATTAGCCGTGGGGGCCGTCCTAGGGGTTGGCTATAGAGTAAACCCGGCCTCCATGGCCATGTGGGCTTTAGGCCTCGTCCTCGCGGGCCTCGGCTTCTCCGCGCTTTTCACTATTTTCACTGTGAATACCTCAGACGTGCACACCCCAGGCGTTATTAACAACTTCATCACCATGCCCCTAATGTTCACCTCAACGGCTCTCTTCCCCAAGGAGTTCTTCCCCCAGTGGCTCAGGGTAATTAGCGACTTCAACCCTCTGACTTATATTACAGAGCTTGGCAGAAATGCGCTAGTGTACGGGATGCCGCCTGATATAAAGGCCCTTCTCGCAATTGCGGCGTTCGCCGCTATAACAGTAGGGGTGGCCGTGGTTGAGGCGAGGCTAGAGGCCGATTAA
- a CDS encoding Rieske (2Fe-2S) protein: MRIKIKDLAENAITPLPELGAFAVKRGGEIYVYKDECPHAYCNFTTSGQLEGDYIICTCHWCKFDLRTGASLTPELTAEPLRKISFKVEGEELVFT; this comes from the coding sequence GTGAGGATAAAGATAAAAGATCTGGCAGAAAACGCCATAACCCCGCTCCCAGAACTGGGGGCATTTGCCGTAAAGAGGGGCGGAGAGATATACGTCTATAAAGACGAGTGTCCCCACGCCTATTGCAACTTCACTACCTCTGGTCAGTTGGAGGGGGATTACATCATATGCACATGCCACTGGTGTAAATTCGATTTGAGGACAGGGGCCTCTCTGACGCCTGAGCTAACAGCCGAGCCGTTAAGGAAAATTAGCTTTAAGGTGGAGGGGGAGGAGTTAGTTTTCACCTGA
- a CDS encoding HEPN domain-containing protein: MRREAVFWIREAWADLCSAKVLYGARRWNASAFYGHQAVEKALKSLYFVALRREPPNTHVLTELYREIKRAGIEFSPGLEERIAELNKFYSVSRYPDAAAGQPYEVVTKGDADRSLKTAEEVLELVENLLRAVGYEGTPSRILEIVNKFIRGIEETGIRVVEAYLFGSYARGDWIEESDVDLIIVSPDFGGMRWLDRLDLAAKVWLRLGLEKWVEVLPYTPEEFKRAREESAVVKDAERYWIKVR; encoded by the coding sequence GTGAGGCGCGAGGCGGTTTTTTGGATTCGCGAGGCGTGGGCGGATTTGTGTTCAGCGAAGGTGTTATACGGCGCGAGGCGGTGGAACGCATCTGCCTTTTACGGCCACCAAGCCGTTGAAAAGGCGCTTAAGAGCCTTTATTTCGTGGCGCTCCGCAGAGAGCCACCCAATACCCACGTCCTTACGGAGCTGTATAGAGAGATTAAACGCGCCGGGATTGAATTCAGCCCGGGACTCGAGGAGAGGATAGCTGAGTTAAACAAGTTTTATTCTGTCTCTCGCTACCCGGACGCCGCTGCTGGACAGCCATATGAAGTCGTGACTAAGGGCGACGCTGATCGCTCTTTAAAAACGGCTGAGGAGGTGTTGGAGCTCGTGGAAAATTTACTAAGGGCTGTGGGCTATGAAGGCACACCCTCGAGGATATTAGAAATTGTAAATAAGTTTATTAGGGGCATTGAGGAGACCGGGATTAGAGTTGTTGAGGCGTACCTCTTCGGCTCGTACGCCCGGGGGGATTGGATAGAGGAAAGCGACGTTGATTTAATTATCGTCTCGCCGGATTTCGGCGGAATGCGGTGGCTGGACCGCCTCGACCTCGCGGCGAAGGTCTGGCTAAGGCTGGGCTTGGAGAAGTGGGTGGAGGTGTTACCCTACACCCCGGAGGAGTTTAAAAGAGCTAGAGAGGAAAGCGCAGTTGTCAAAGACGCTGAGAGGTATTGGATAAAAGTCAGGTGA
- a CDS encoding superoxide dismutase, with translation MVTTKRYTLPPLPYAYNALEPYISAEIMQLHHQKHHQGYVNGANAALEKLEKFRKGEAQIDIRAVLRDLSFHLNGHILHSIFWPNMAPPGKGGGKPGGKIADLINKFFGSFEKFKEEFSQAAKNVEGVGWAILVYEPLEEQLLILQIEKHNLMHAADAQVLLALDVWEHAYYLQYKNDRGSYVDNWWNVVNWDDVERRLQKALNGQIALKL, from the coding sequence ATGGTAACCACAAAAAGATACACACTACCCCCGCTCCCGTATGCCTACAACGCCCTGGAGCCGTACATATCGGCTGAGATAATGCAACTACACCACCAAAAACACCACCAGGGATATGTCAACGGGGCCAACGCGGCTTTGGAGAAGCTTGAGAAATTCAGAAAAGGCGAGGCGCAAATTGACATCCGAGCCGTGCTGAGGGATCTGTCCTTCCACCTCAACGGCCACATACTACACTCCATCTTCTGGCCGAACATGGCGCCGCCAGGCAAAGGCGGCGGAAAGCCGGGCGGGAAAATAGCTGATTTGATAAATAAGTTCTTCGGCTCCTTCGAGAAGTTCAAAGAGGAGTTCTCGCAGGCGGCTAAAAACGTGGAGGGAGTCGGCTGGGCCATACTAGTATACGAGCCCCTCGAAGAGCAACTACTCATACTACAAATTGAAAAACACAACTTAATGCACGCCGCCGACGCCCAAGTGTTGCTGGCGCTGGACGTGTGGGAACACGCCTACTACTTGCAATACAAAAACGACCGCGGCTCTTACGTAGACAACTGGTGGAACGTGGTCAACTGGGACGACGTAGAGAGGAGACTGCAAAAAGCCCTAAACGGCCAAATTGCGCTAAAATTATAA